The Bos indicus isolate NIAB-ARS_2022 breed Sahiwal x Tharparkar chromosome 28, NIAB-ARS_B.indTharparkar_mat_pri_1.0, whole genome shotgun sequence genome has a window encoding:
- the LOC139180439 gene encoding olfactory receptor 4P4-like translates to MKIKHVCFLVFLFCYIAIWMGNLLIMISITCSQLNNQPMYFFLNYLALSDLCYTSTVTPKLVTDLLAESSTISYIDCMAQLSATHFFGGIEVCILTMTASDCFVAICRPLHCTVIMSRHRRCAMVSACCAGAFLHSFPKGLLTINLPFCGSDEIDHYFCDVYPLLKLVNKDTYGVGILVVANAGMMGLVIFVVVMLSYILILYTIKPYPTESWYKALSTCSSHITVVGFFFAPTFFIYIRPATTFPEEKVFALFYIIIPPMFNPLIYTLRNAEMKNALRKVWC, encoded by the exons ATGAAAATCAAACATGTGTGCTTCCTAGTATTCTTATTTTGTTACATAGCTATTTGGATGGGAAACTTGCTCATAATGATTTCTATCACATGCAGTCAACTAAATAATCaacccatgtatttcttccttaaTTACCTTGCTCTATCAGACCTGTGTTATACCTCAACAGTGACACCCAAGTTAGTCACTGACTTGCTGGCAGAAAGTAGCACAATTTCATACATAGACTGCATGGCACAACTTTCTGCCACGCATTTCTTTGGGGGGATTGAAGTCTGTATCCTCACCATGACAGCCTCTGACTGCTTTGTGGCCATCTGCAGGCCCCTGCACTGCACCGTCATCATGAGCAGGCACAGACGCTGTGCCATGGTCAGTGCTTGTTGTGCTGGGGCATTTCTGCACTCCTTTCCCAAGGGTCTCCTCACCATTAACTTACCTTTCTGTGGCTCCGATGAAATAGATCACTATTTCTGTGACGTGTATCCTTTGCTGAAACTGGTCAACAAGGACACCTATGGAGTTGGGATCCTAGTGGTGGCCAATGCAGGCATGATGGGGTTGGTGATCTTtgtggtagtgatgctttcctaCATTTTGATATTATATACCATCAAGCCTTACCCTACAGAAAGCTGGTACAAAGCTCTTTCCACCTGTAGTTCCCACATCacagttgtgggtttttt ctTTGCACCTACTTTCTTTATTTACATTAGACCGGCCACAACGTTTCCAGAAGAAAAGGTGTTTGCTCTCTTCTACATCATCATTCCTCCCATGTTCAACCCTCTGATTTACACTCTCAGAAATGCAGAGATGAAGAATGCCTTAAGGAAGGTGTGGTGCTAG